The proteins below come from a single Iocasia fonsfrigidae genomic window:
- a CDS encoding GT-D fold domain-containing protein: MVINSNHFHNHKEVADKIRSALANHKGLSLVRIGNGEAIAIGHDLFNIYSSRKYAEWLEYAGIRLPDEIVRDMVLKAIAEADIVGFRPDATKEEAQLEKVLELFNIKTPYICTAVINWELYKNELLVDLFRDKRVFLVGRVAKEAAKIMKKQGFNITDTLELEGFYDLNRVFYYAKNKVDLYDVALISAGIPAVVLSYWIADRLKKVAIDFGHVMNYIVDNNFGPDQLAVAERKWKNNKKIIPLYFSNILLIKMENSSRIYLYLHGFKHAILNIPVMEKYNLNFMEPLILDENMIKRIPDGPEIK; this comes from the coding sequence ATGGTGATAAATAGTAATCATTTTCATAATCATAAAGAAGTTGCTGATAAAATTAGGTCTGCTCTTGCTAACCATAAGGGGTTATCACTTGTCCGTATTGGTAATGGAGAGGCAATTGCTATTGGCCATGATTTATTTAATATATATTCATCAAGAAAGTATGCTGAATGGCTAGAATATGCGGGTATTAGATTGCCAGATGAAATTGTCCGCGATATGGTTTTAAAGGCTATAGCAGAGGCTGATATTGTTGGGTTTAGACCAGATGCAACAAAAGAAGAGGCTCAGCTAGAGAAGGTACTGGAATTATTTAATATTAAAACACCTTATATATGTACTGCAGTAATCAATTGGGAGTTATATAAAAATGAATTACTGGTAGATTTATTTAGAGATAAACGAGTCTTTCTGGTAGGAAGAGTAGCAAAAGAAGCTGCTAAAATTATGAAAAAGCAGGGATTTAATATCACTGATACCCTAGAACTGGAGGGATTTTATGATCTTAACCGGGTTTTCTATTATGCCAAAAATAAAGTTGACCTATATGATGTAGCGCTGATTTCTGCTGGAATTCCAGCAGTTGTTTTAAGTTACTGGATTGCTGATCGACTGAAAAAAGTAGCTATTGATTTTGGCCATGTTATGAATTATATAGTAGATAATAATTTTGGGCCTGACCAATTAGCTGTTGCAGAAAGGAAATGGAAAAATAATAAAAAAATTATTCCATTATATTTTTCTAATATTTTACTAATAAAGATGGAAAATAGTTCCAGGATATATCTATATCTCCATGGGTTTAAACATGCCATCCTAAATATTCCAGTTATGGAGAAATATAACCTGAATTTTATGGAACCACTTATTTTAGATGAAAATATGATTAAAAGGATACCGGATGGGCCAGAAATAAAGTAA
- a CDS encoding sulfotransferase, with translation MNKFVFLLCPPLSGSTMIKELFESSEAVSTFYGEGQFFAEAHNIIGRGVPRWDPNLKVNWELLKQIFFKYWNLEKPVLFEKSPPHLLRALEIEKVFTPAYFIISIRNPYAQIEGLWRRKWMPSPTAAAELWVLCARYQIKNLNTLKSKIFFRYEDFTDNIDLFLEKIKEFIPEVGVLNKNKAFHAHNITGKPLHGIVNLNDRKFKLLKPEVIKEVNEVFKLNEDLLKYFNYNLIEVEK, from the coding sequence TTGAATAAATTTGTTTTTTTATTATGTCCTCCATTATCTGGCTCGACAATGATTAAAGAATTATTTGAATCTAGTGAAGCTGTTTCTACTTTTTATGGTGAAGGGCAATTTTTTGCTGAAGCACATAATATTATCGGCCGTGGGGTGCCCAGGTGGGACCCAAATTTAAAGGTTAATTGGGAATTATTAAAACAGATTTTTTTCAAGTATTGGAATTTAGAAAAACCGGTATTATTTGAAAAGAGTCCTCCTCATTTATTAAGGGCCTTAGAAATAGAAAAGGTATTTACACCGGCTTATTTTATTATTAGTATTAGAAATCCTTACGCTCAAATTGAAGGTTTATGGAGAAGAAAATGGATGCCGTCACCTACTGCGGCTGCAGAATTATGGGTATTATGTGCCAGATACCAAATTAAAAATTTGAATACTTTAAAAAGCAAAATATTTTTTCGTTATGAAGACTTTACTGATAATATTGATCTATTTTTAGAAAAAATAAAAGAATTTATTCCTGAAGTTGGTGTTTTGAATAAGAATAAAGCCTTTCACGCCCATAACATTACTGGAAAGCCTCTTCATGGTATAGTAAATCTTAATGATCGGAAATTTAAGTTATTAAAACCAGAGGTTATAAAAGAAGTTAATGAAGTTTTTAAATTAAATGAAGATCTGTTAAAGTATTTTAATTATAATCTAATAGAAGTAGAAAAGTAA
- a CDS encoding class I SAM-dependent methyltransferase produces the protein MRRPLTPTEKIIYNNGERLIFGISHDVNEDIRHRSSYIFFKRIIDNDLVYMKSSNMKNNSIDIIDLGCGVGHGCETLSKIKNSTIMGVDSCQEAIKYAKDVYSGDNISYKCLDLRQYIPIIPSYDYVVSSQVLEHIPNGLELGFTSKWLKRLMLAVPYNEPKNRNPHHVLSDIREENFSGQNAELFYQDLTGIIYDKNNKPPKPNIIICICSHPALPKITDNQIDFPVPAWGP, from the coding sequence TTGCGGCGACCTCTCACACCGACAGAAAAAATTATTTATAATAATGGTGAACGGCTCATTTTCGGTATAAGCCATGATGTTAACGAAGATATTAGACACAGGAGTTCGTACATTTTCTTTAAAAGGATAATTGATAATGATTTAGTATATATGAAATCCAGTAATATGAAAAATAATTCAATAGACATAATTGATCTGGGTTGTGGTGTTGGTCACGGTTGTGAAACATTATCTAAAATAAAAAACTCAACCATAATGGGGGTAGATAGCTGCCAGGAAGCAATAAAATATGCAAAAGATGTTTACTCCGGTGATAATATATCTTATAAATGTCTCGATTTACGCCAGTATATTCCAATCATACCCTCATATGATTACGTGGTATCAAGCCAGGTATTAGAGCATATACCAAATGGATTAGAATTAGGATTTACGTCCAAATGGTTAAAAAGACTTATGTTGGCTGTACCCTACAATGAACCCAAAAATAGAAACCCTCATCATGTTTTATCTGATATTCGTGAAGAAAATTTTTCAGGTCAAAATGCAGAATTGTTTTATCAAGATTTAACTGGGATAATTTATGATAAAAATAATAAACCTCCAAAGCCTAACATCATAATTTGCATTTGTTCTCACCCAGCCTTGCCCAAAATCACTGATAACCAAATTGATTTTCCTGTACCTGCCTGGGGACCCTAA
- a CDS encoding glycosyltransferase family 2 protein translates to MICQVSIIITTFQRPHLLKWGLFSIARQNIPFNLETIVINDAMQDETENICREYQDKLNLKYIFSGQRNLVGNLKWRVPGFAINIAVKQSSGKILIISCAEMFHLNNAVEKLIPPLLDNSKLIGIPKGWDDMDGSFLNHINNNNGNFDINFLNNYPELNVRLPFLMSISREQYFAIGGYDEDFTGIAYDDNDFVERLQLNGCSYQQTDAKTIHLFHPRHATPKVGNEAWLFNQNLYLTRKGKKVRNENIEWGKL, encoded by the coding sequence ATGATTTGTCAGGTTTCTATTATTATAACCACTTTTCAAAGACCACACTTACTAAAATGGGGGTTATTTTCAATAGCAAGACAGAATATACCCTTTAATTTGGAAACAATCGTCATTAATGATGCTATGCAGGATGAAACTGAAAATATATGTAGAGAATATCAAGACAAACTTAATTTAAAATATATTTTCTCCGGTCAGAGAAACCTTGTTGGAAACTTAAAATGGAGAGTTCCCGGGTTTGCCATAAATATAGCTGTTAAACAGTCTTCTGGAAAAATATTAATTATCTCCTGTGCCGAAATGTTTCATCTAAATAATGCTGTAGAAAAACTAATTCCTCCCCTCCTGGATAACTCTAAATTAATCGGTATACCAAAAGGCTGGGATGATATGGATGGTTCTTTTTTAAACCATATTAATAATAATAATGGTAATTTTGATATTAATTTCCTAAATAATTACCCGGAGTTAAATGTCCGCTTACCATTTCTAATGTCTATTAGCAGGGAACAATATTTCGCTATCGGTGGTTATGATGAAGACTTTACGGGTATTGCCTATGATGATAATGACTTTGTAGAAAGGCTGCAGTTAAATGGCTGTAGTTATCAGCAGACTGATGCCAAAACTATCCACCTATTTCATCCCAGACATGCTACTCCTAAAGTAGGTAATGAAGCCTGGTTATTTAACCAAAATTTATACTTGACAAGAAAAGGGAAAAAAGTCAGAAATGAAAATATAGAATGGGGAAAACTTTAA
- a CDS encoding polysaccharide biosynthesis protein yields the protein MFEGKNILITGGTGSWGNELVSQLLEKNPTNITIYSRNEYLQVEMTRKFNSSKLKFIIGDIRDYNALKKATKNIDYIFHLAALKHVPICEKQPFEAIATNIMGVENLIKAAIKNKVYKVIDVSTDKAVMPINVYGMTKSLGERLIIRANLLSSDTRFICIRAGNILGTNGSVIPYFINQVKTSGVITITDPHMTRFFLTLEDAISLLFKTSESSIGGETFVMKMAGFKILNIAKVIKNELGDNNSSIKIVGKRPGEKIHEVLISKYEVENTYNYDKEYFIIFPQLNIPKINQYYNKEKMPLINQKEYSSNDLILGYEETRDILYKGGFV from the coding sequence ATGTTTGAAGGAAAAAATATTTTGATTACCGGTGGAACTGGTTCCTGGGGTAATGAACTAGTCAGCCAGTTATTAGAGAAAAACCCCACAAATATTACTATATATTCAAGAAATGAATATCTTCAAGTAGAAATGACCCGCAAATTCAATAGTTCTAAACTTAAATTTATTATTGGAGATATAAGAGATTATAATGCTCTAAAAAAGGCCACCAAAAACATAGATTATATTTTTCATCTAGCTGCTTTAAAACATGTCCCCATTTGTGAAAAACAACCATTTGAAGCAATAGCAACAAACATAATGGGGGTAGAAAATCTAATTAAAGCAGCTATAAAAAATAAGGTTTATAAAGTAATTGATGTTTCAACAGATAAAGCCGTAATGCCTATTAATGTCTATGGAATGACAAAATCTTTAGGAGAGAGACTCATTATCCGCGCCAATTTACTCTCTTCAGATACCAGGTTTATTTGTATCAGGGCTGGAAATATTCTTGGTACAAATGGTAGTGTAATTCCATACTTTATAAACCAGGTAAAAACCAGTGGTGTAATTACCATAACAGACCCCCATATGACCAGATTTTTCTTAACTTTAGAAGATGCTATCAGTTTATTATTTAAAACAAGTGAAAGTAGTATCGGTGGCGAAACATTTGTTATGAAAATGGCAGGTTTTAAAATATTAAATATAGCAAAAGTTATCAAAAATGAGCTTGGAGATAATAATAGTAGTATCAAAATTGTTGGTAAAAGACCAGGTGAAAAAATTCATGAAGTCCTGATCTCTAAATATGAGGTTGAAAATACTTATAACTATGATAAGGAATATTTTATTATTTTCCCCCAATTAAATATACCCAAAATTAACCAATATTATAATAAAGAAAAAATGCCGCTTATTAATCAGAAGGAATATAGTTCTAATGACCTAATTTTAGGATATGAAGAGACCAGGGATATTTTATATAAAGGTGGGTTCGTGTGA
- a CDS encoding sugar nucleotide-binding protein: protein MKKIIIFGANGMAGHMITRILQETHLYEVIDICHTRRLDNTSILMDVRNIRKVKELINKQTPDIIINCIGILNNQAKENPADAIFLNSYFPKFLESYCLNKKNKIIHLSTDCVFSGKEGQYTENAGRNGKSIYAQTKILGEIKNNKDLTIRTSIIGPELNENGSGLFHWFMNQTGKIKGFSQVIWSGLTTLQLAISINNMIESNVTSLYHLVPAKSITKYRLLNIIKQVFNKNIVIQRQDDPVSDKSLINTRRDYIAIIPSYEKMIVQLKEYMIRNKKIYTKYF from the coding sequence TTGAAGAAAATCATTATTTTTGGCGCAAACGGTATGGCTGGACATATGATTACAAGGATTCTTCAAGAAACCCATTTATATGAAGTTATAGATATCTGTCACACTCGAAGACTTGATAACACTTCTATTTTAATGGATGTCAGAAATATAAGAAAGGTGAAGGAGTTAATTAATAAGCAAACCCCGGATATTATTATTAATTGTATTGGTATTTTAAATAATCAGGCTAAAGAAAACCCGGCTGATGCTATCTTTTTAAACTCATATTTTCCTAAATTTCTAGAAAGCTACTGTTTAAATAAAAAAAATAAAATTATACATTTAAGTACAGACTGCGTTTTTTCGGGAAAAGAAGGTCAATACACAGAAAATGCAGGAAGGAATGGCAAAAGTATTTATGCCCAAACAAAAATCCTGGGTGAAATTAAAAATAATAAAGATTTAACAATTAGGACTTCTATTATAGGACCTGAACTAAATGAAAATGGTAGTGGTTTATTTCACTGGTTTATGAATCAAACAGGGAAAATAAAGGGCTTTTCCCAGGTAATCTGGTCTGGGCTAACTACCTTACAACTAGCTATCTCTATTAATAATATGATTGAATCTAATGTTACTAGCTTATATCATTTAGTTCCTGCCAAATCTATAACAAAATATAGGCTTTTGAATATAATAAAACAGGTATTTAATAAAAATATAGTTATCCAGAGACAGGATGATCCTGTAAGTGATAAATCTTTAATTAATACCCGGCGGGATTATATAGCAATTATCCCGTCTTATGAAAAAATGATAGTCCAATTAAAGGAATATATGATCAGAAATAAAAAAATATATACAAAATACTTTTAG
- the wecB gene encoding non-hydrolyzing UDP-N-acetylglucosamine 2-epimerase, which produces MKVMTILGTRPEIIRLSLIISKLDKLCEHLLVHTGQNYSTSLNNIFFQLLEIRKPDYYLNIKEKTFGKQLGRILCEIEEILNIERPDKVLILGDTNSGLAAIAAVKSGIPVFHLEAGNRCFDSKVPEENNRKVIDSIATYNLPYTPGSRENLLLTGIEKKKIFLSGNPIYEVLTYYKNQIKNSSILQDLKLEKNNYILVTIHRSENVDIKDRLEIIIKAINKIQNQLDFRMIFSVHPRTKDKLKKFKLLIQNSDIFYSKPFGFFDFVKLEKNAALVLTDSGTVQEECCIFKVPTVTVRDTTERPETVECGSNIVSGINYERIIKCAELMYNSNRNWSYPEGYIDKNVSDKVIAFLLSKK; this is translated from the coding sequence ATGAAAGTAATGACTATTCTGGGCACCAGACCAGAAATAATTAGATTATCATTGATTATTAGTAAACTAGATAAATTATGTGAACATCTGCTTGTACATACCGGGCAGAACTATTCCACTTCTTTGAATAATATTTTCTTTCAGCTATTAGAGATTAGAAAACCTGATTATTATTTAAATATTAAAGAGAAAACCTTTGGTAAACAGCTTGGCCGAATATTATGTGAAATCGAAGAGATTCTTAACATAGAAAGACCAGATAAAGTATTAATTTTAGGTGATACAAATAGTGGTCTGGCCGCCATTGCTGCTGTAAAATCAGGAATACCTGTCTTTCATTTAGAAGCAGGGAATAGGTGTTTTGACTCTAAAGTTCCTGAAGAAAATAATAGAAAAGTAATAGACTCTATAGCTACCTATAATCTCCCCTATACACCAGGAAGTAGAGAAAATTTATTATTAACTGGTATTGAAAAGAAAAAAATATTTCTATCAGGAAATCCAATTTATGAGGTATTAACTTATTATAAAAATCAGATTAAAAACAGTAGTATTTTGCAAGATCTAAAATTAGAAAAAAATAATTATATTTTAGTTACAATTCATCGTTCTGAAAATGTAGATATTAAAGATAGACTAGAAATTATAATCAAGGCTATTAATAAAATACAAAATCAGTTAGACTTTAGAATGATTTTCAGTGTTCATCCCAGAACTAAAGATAAACTAAAAAAATTTAAGTTATTAATCCAAAATTCTGATATTTTTTATAGTAAACCCTTTGGTTTTTTCGATTTTGTAAAATTAGAAAAAAACGCTGCACTGGTACTTACTGATAGTGGTACTGTCCAGGAAGAATGTTGTATCTTCAAGGTACCGACTGTAACTGTTAGAGATACAACCGAAAGACCGGAAACCGTAGAATGTGGCAGTAATATTGTTTCCGGTATTAATTATGAAAGGATTATAAAATGTGCAGAGTTAATGTATAACTCTAATCGTAATTGGAGTTATCCTGAAGGATATATAGATAAAAATGTTTCAGATAAAGTTATCGCTTTTTTACTATCTAAAAAATAG